The Oscarella lobularis chromosome 12, ooOscLobu1.1, whole genome shotgun sequence genome window below encodes:
- the LOC136193809 gene encoding short transient receptor potential channel 1-like: protein MNSSKTSRQFFSKVWHLIRPLHRVAGAREETCLARNYSIRRDSYRFVTAFHLAFLYHAKTPLKPESTACNWFSYYSGRMNSRIVSVISASRTSFTSSHPWKSAPSMASKDAVKLRSLSFVSPTTEANPDVADATVGANKSTVDKDTDPQTLLRNELENFAEGQGRRIALHVDSGANVKQCYDDGTVGVKLTVLHVLFDAFSKSSEDDETKRRSCAESLQTLLDLGAHPTARDHNDRSVLQAAVANLCPVNLLEILLSSDRDVGGDSALLLDLLASGKAFYMDYVENLIGKGTNLELTTEESNSLDLMAGLEDKGKSLISLVEQKRPQLLRKHANSMLQHAVKSGSLETVKFLLKIGATCVVSKMRDLPYDKVTLLADHRVIRMSAKPIEMTLQLAALYRECSKREQLHCRELLSLSDSMQSLAVEMMDKAHWTEDNIGHDLFEYGIEHNQKMFIASVPVQQMVKTSWYGNVRLERRQYAYKVFLFLAKAFFLPFVFAFCLPCLRFSCLRTRYTEWMKVSELVIVYIANTVTYLLFVLLLVLNVSLKSSDIPATSPSNLDWIVLVFVVALALQEVAQAFSHRQKFTHYAKNWSNSLDIVLILTFISYYVLLFVGYYAIDDSFQVIRASFHFLGFASLLSTVRFLWYLQAHSLLGPIQLSFFGIFYDVLLFLVILGTFLIGFAVSLTSVYSAPVKSLGAPENETVPVVVSGMWPSLKMLFWSLFGLIELSSFEAERGVETAVGTGLLALWLVLAVIVLLNMLIALISDAFQKVQDNADMEWKFARAVIIHDIAKSLPIPVPINIFHLIALLVLNVQCSKDCCQPTSNPNKNPADYEEVQRKLREKIAEAEGEEGVQKRDLKKLREHLDKQISVLKAVVQPGVMAMGFTPNLVSEESESEESDDDGLHSFLRRRMMSLPADAKSKQSKTESVSVTDREGNKGSWPKPKVDTVEKSLSGQLKSTGDTSTAPVGATQQESAQELLKGLRQLQKNFEESFQKLQLEFVELQGKAAVSV from the exons ATGAATTCCAGCAAGACGTCtcggcaatttttttcaaaagtaTGGCACCTGATCCGCCCACTTCACCGCGTAGCTGGTGCAAGGGAGGAAACATGTTTGGCACGCAATTACTCCATCAGAAGGGATTCTTACAGATTCGTTACTGCGTTTCACTTAGCATTTCTTTACCACGCAAAAACGCCTTTAAAACCAGAGTCGACTGCTTGTAACTGGTTTTCTTATTATAGTGGCCGGATGAACAGTCGAATAGTTAGCGTGATATCCGCTTCACGAACGTCATTCACATCTTCACATCCTTGGAAAAGCGCCCCATCGATGGCAAGCAAAGACGCAGTCAAGCTCAGAAGTCTTTCCTTCGTCTCGCCTACGACCGAAGCGAACcccgacgtcgccgatgcGACCGTGGGCGCGAATAAGTCGACAGTCGACAAGGACACCGATCCTCAGACTCTCCTGCGGAACGAACTGGAGAACTTCGCCGAAGGCCAAGGGAGGCGAATTGCACTGCACGTCGACAGCGGAGCGAATGTCAAGCAGTgctacgacgacggcaccgtcggGGTCAAACTGACAGTGCTGCACGTTCTattcgacgctttttctaaatcgagtgaagacgacgaaacgaaaaggcgCTCTTGCGCAGAAT CCCTCCAAACACTTCTCGATCTCGGTGCCCATCCTACGGCACGTGATCATAACGATCGCTCTGTCCTGCAAGCGGCTGTCGCGAATTTATGCCCTGTTAACCTCTTGGAGATTCTTCTGTCGTCCGATAGGGACGTAGGCGGGGACAGCGCCTTGCTTTTGGATCTG ctGGCATCCGGAAAGGCGTTCTACATGGACTACGTCGAAAATCTAATTGGAAAGGGCACCAATTTGGAACTGACCACCGAGGAGTCAAACTCTCTTGACCTGATGGCTGGGCTTGAAGACAAGGGTAAATCATTGATCAGTCTTGTAGAGCAGAAAAGACCTCAGCTGTTGAGGAAACACGCCAACTCTATGCTTCAGCATGCAGTTAAATCCGGAAGCTTAGAAACCGTCAAG tttcTTCTAAAAATTGGAGCAACGTGTGTTGTCTCGAAAATGAGAGATCTTCCGTACGACAAGGTGACTCTTCTCGCTGATCACCGGGTGATTCGGATGTCAGCGAAGCCGATTGAAATGACGCTTCAATTGGCGGCGCTCTATCGCGAGTGTTCCAAGCGCGAGCAATTGCATTGCCGCGAGCTTTTGTCGTTGTCCGACAGTATGCAGagtctcgccgtcgagatGATGGATAAGGCCCATTGGACAGAAGATAACATTGGACACGATTTGTTTGAGTACGGAATCGAACACAATCAAAAGATG TTCATCGCCTCCGTTCCCGTTCAGCAGATGGTGAAGACGTCTTGGTACGGCAACGTAAGACTAGAGAGGCGACAGTACGCGTACAAAGTCTTCCTGTTTCTCGCCAAAGCGTTTTTCCTGCCCTTCGTTTTTGCCTTCTGTCTTCCCTGCCTCCGATTTTCCTGCCTGCGGACGCGCTACACAGAGTGGATGAAAGTCAGTGAACTGGTCATTGTCTACATAGCCAATACCGTTACCTATCTCCTCTTCGTGCTTCTTCTCGTCCTGAACGTCTCACTCAAATCAAGCGACATCCCGGCTACCTCGCCAAGCAATCTCGATTGGATCGTTCTTGTCTTCGTTGTCGCTCTCGCACTCCAAGAAGTCGCTCAAGCGTTTAGTCATCGACAGAAGTTCACTCACTATGCAAAGAACTGGAGCAACAGCCTTGACATAGTTCTCATTCTCACTTTCATTTCTTACTACGTTCTTCTATTTGTAGGCTACTACGCCATTGACGATAGCTTCCAAGTGATTCGCGCttcgtttcattttctcgGCTTTGCGTCTCTCCTCAGCACCGTCCGATTTTTGTGGTATCTTCAAGCTCATTCGCTCCTCGGTCCGATACAGCTGTCTTTCTTCGGAATCTTCTACGACGTCTTACTCTTTCTTGTTATTTTGGGCACTTTTTTGATCGGCTTTGCTGTCAGCTTAACAAGCGTCTATTCGGCACCGGTGAAGAGTCTTGGAGCGCCGGAAAACGAGACTGTGCCCGTTGTCGTTTCAGG GATGTGGCCTTCTTTGAAAATGTTGTTCTGGTCTCTCTTTGGGTTGATTGAGCTTTCCAGTTTTGAAGCCGAGCGAGGTGTTGAAACTGCCGTTGGTACGGGCCTTCTGGCTCTGTGGTTGGTGCTCGCCGTCATTGTTCTGCTTAATATGCTGATCGCTCTGATAAGTGACGCGTTTCAAAAAGTTCAG GATAATGCTGATATGGAGTGGAAGTTTGCTCGTGCTGTCATTATTCACGACATTGCCAAGTCGTTACCAATTCCAGTTccaatcaatatttttcatttgattgCATTGCTTGTGTTGAACGTGCAATGCAGTAAGGACTGTTGTCAA CCCACATCCAACCCGAACAAAAATCCTGCTGATTACGAAGAAGTTCAGAGGAAGTTAAGAGAAAAGATCGCAGAagcagaaggagaagaaggcgtTCAAAAACGAGATCTAAAGAAGCTGAGGGAGCACTTGGACAAACAAATCAGTGTACTAAAA GCAGTTGTTCAGCCAGGAGTGATGGCTATGGGATTCACACCCAACTTAGTTTCGGAGGAGAGCGAGTCTGAAGAATCAGACGATGACGGCTTGCACTCATTTCTTCGCCGACGTATGATGTCACTGCCAGCGGATGCAAAATCGAAACAATCAAAAACAGAATCTGTGTCGGTGACGGATAGGGAGGGTAATAAAGGATCGTGGCCAAAGCCCAAAGTAGATACTGTGGAAAAGTCATTGTCAGGTCAGCTGAAGTCTACTGGTGATACCAGCACTGCGCCAGTTGGTGCCACTCAGCAAGAATCTGCTCAAGAATTGTTGAAGGGATTGCGGCAACTTCAGAAGAATTTTGAAGAAAGCTTTCAAAAGCTTCAGTTGGAGTTTGTCGAACTGCAAGGCAAGGCCGCAGTTTCCGTATAG
- the LOC136193808 gene encoding short transient receptor potential channel 1-like, with product MASKEAVELKSLSYISPIKTEANSDDFDTTLGANESAVEKNTDPQTLLRNELENFAEGQARRIALHVDNGANVKHRYGDGTAGDELTTLHVLFDAFSKSSEGDETKRRSCVESLHTLLDLGADPTARDHNDRSVLQAAVANLCPVNLLEILLSSDRDVGGDSALLHDLLKYENPFYMDYVENLIDKDIDLELTFDDQNSLELMAGIEDKGKWLISLIEQKRPQLLRKHANSMLRQAVKSGSIETVKFLLNNGATVPEASRMAEPPLIILAVSASSSSCGKFSLLLDLEADVKETDSKSRNVLHHAALSKHLDIMRLAVERGVSPQDRDDEGNLPIHFACASGDVKCLKFFTEKQLPVNEPNKIGQSCLHLALDKEAKMCVERLIKAGATFDDSRIRDLHYDKVTLLADHRVIRRSPKPIEMTLRLATLYHECAQRDELHRLELLSLSKSMQSLAVEMMDKAHWTKDDITEDLFEYGMENQQKMFIASVPVQEKVKTSWYGQVRLKNRQYTYKVFLFLAKAFLLPFVFAFCLCCLRYSCLRTRYTEFMKVDELIIVYIANAVSYLLFVLLLVINVSLKSSDIPATSPSNLDWIVLVFVVALTLQEIAQALSHRQKLVHYATNWSNILDIFLSLTFTSYYVLLFVGYYAIDDGFQVIRASFHLFGFASLLSTNRLLWYLKATALLGPIQLSFFGIFYDVVLFLSVLLNFLIGFAVCITSVYSAPVKSVGAPENATMAVDVSGMWPSLKILFWSLFGMIELSSFEAERDLETAVGTGLLALWLVLAVIVLLNMLIALISDAFQKVQDNADMEWKFARAIIIHDIAKSSPIPIPINIFHLIALFVLNVQCTKDCCQASSKPSIDPADHEEVQRKLREKIAEAEGEECVQKRDLVKLKKHLDKQISVLKSVVQPEVMVIEFAPDFVSEKSESEESDDDGLHSFLRRRMMSLQADVKSKQSKTEAVSERQRKDNKGSRPKPKVDVEEKSLSGQLKSSGDSNAPGGATHEESAQELLKGLQQFQENFQASFQKLQSEFLKLQSKAAVAIGRAQ from the exons ATGGCAAGCAAAGAAGCAGTCGAGCTCAAAAGTCTTTCTTATATCTCGCCTATAAAAACCGAAGCGAACTCCGACGACTTCGACACGACCTTGGGTGCGAACGAGTCGGCAGTCGAAAAGAACACCGATCCTCAAACTCTCCTGCGGAACGAACTGGAGAACTTCGCCGAAGGCCAAGCGAGGCGAATCGCACTGCACGTCGACAACGGAGCGAATGTCAAGCACCgctacggcgacggcaccgccGGGGACGAACTGACAACGCTGCACGTTCTATTCGACGCTTTCTCTAAATCgagcgaaggcgacgaaacaAAACGGCGCTCTTGCGTAGAGT CTCTTCACACGCTGCTCGATCTCGGTGCCGATCCGACGGCACGCGATCATAACGATCGCTCTGTCCTGCAAGCCGCTGTCGCGAATTTATGCCCTGTTAATCTCTTGGAGATTCTTCTGTCGTCCGATAGGGACGTAGGCGGGGACAGCGCCTTGCTTCATGATCTG CTGAAATATGAAAATCCTTTCTACATGGACTACGTTGAAAATCTAATTGACAAGGACATCGATTTGGAATTGACCTTTGACGATCAAAACTCTCTCGAGCTGATGGCTGGGATTGAAGACAAGGGTAAATGGTTGATCAGTCTTATAGAACAAAAGAGACCTCAGCTGCTGAGAAAACACGCCAACTCTATGCTTCGGCAAGCAGTTAAATCCGGAAGCATAGAAACTGTCAAG TTTCTTCTCAACAACGGAGCAACTGTGCCCGAAGCAAGTCGAATGGCAGAACCCCCTCTGATAATTTTAGCAGTGAGtgcctcttcctcgtcgtgTGGGaagttttctcttcttcttgaccTCGAAGCCGACGTCAAAGAGACCGACTCAAAGTCGCGAAACGTTTTACACCACGCAGCGTTGTCTAAGCATCTAGACATCATGAGACTGGCCGTCGAGCGCGGCGTGAGCCCTCAAGACCGAGACGATGAGGGAAATCTTCCAATCCACTTCGCGTGTGCATCAGGAGACGTGAAgtgtttgaaatttttcacaGAGAAACAATTGCCGGTCAATGAACCGAACAAAATTGGACAATCGTGCCTGCATCTGGCACTTGATAAGGAAGCGAAAATGTGCGTCGAGCGTCTTATTAAGGCTGGAGCAACGTTCGACGACTCGAGAATAAGAGATCTTCATTACGACAAGGTGACGCTTCTCGCTGATCACCGGGTGATTCGGAGGTCGCCGAAGCCGATTGAAATGACGCTTCGATTAGCAACGCTTTATCACGAGTGTGCCCAGCGCGACGAATTGCATCGCCTCGAGCTTCTTTCGCTGTCCAAGAGTATGCAGagtctcgccgtcgagatGATGGATAAGGCTCATTGGACGAAAGATGACATTACAGAAGATTTGTTCGAGTACGGAATGGAAAACCAGCAAAAGATG TTTATCGCCTCTGTTCCCGTTCAGGAGAAGGTGAAGACGTCTTGGTACGGCCAAGTAAGACTAAAGAATCGACAGTACACTTACAAAGTCTTCCTGTTTCTCGCCAAAGCTTTTCTCCTACCCTTCGTTTTTGCATTCTGTTTATGTTGCCTTCGATATTCCTGCCTGCGGACGCGCTACACGGAGTTTATGAAAGTCGATGAACTGATCATTGTCTACATAGCAAATGCCGTTTCCTACCTTCTCTTCGTGCTCCTTCTCGTAATCAACGTCTCCCTCAAATCAAGCGACATCCCTGCGACCTCGCCAAGCAATCTCGATTggatcgttctcgtcttcgtcgtcgctctcacTCTCCAAGAAATCGCTCAAGCGCTTAGTCATCGACAGAAGTTGGTGCACTATGCAACGAATTGGAGCAACATCCTTGACATATTTCTCAGTCTTACTTTCACTTCTTACTACGTTCTTCTATTCGTCGGCTACTACGCTATCGACGATGGCTTCCAGGTGATTCGCGCTTCGTTTCATCTTTTCGGCTTTGCGTCTCTTCTCAGCACCAATCGACTTTTGTGGTATCTGAAAGCCACTGCACTCCTCGGACCCATACAGCTGTCTTTCTTCGGAATTttctacgacgtcgttctgtttctctctgttttgctcaattttttgattggCTTTGCCGTTTGCATAACAAGCGTCTATTCGGCACCGGTGAAGAGTGTTGGAGCGCCAGAAAACGCGACTATGGCGGTTGACGTTTCAGG GATGTGGCCTTCTTTGAAAATCTTGTTCTGGTCTCTCTTTGGAATGATTGAGCTGTCAAGTTTTGAAGCCGAGCGAGACTTGGAGACGGCTGTTGGTACGGGCCTTTTGGCTCTGTGGTTGGTGCTCGCCGTCATTGTTCTGCTTAATATGCTGATCGCTTTGATAAGTGACGCGTTTCAAAAAGTTCAG GACAATGCTGATATGGAGTGGAAGTTCGCTCGTGCTATCATTATTCACGACATCGCGAAGTCGTCACCAATTCCAATTccaatcaatatttttcatttgattgCATTGTTTGTATTGAACGTGCAATGCACTAAGGACTGCTGTCAA GCTTCTTCCAAACCGAGCATCGATCCTGCTGATCACGAAGAAGTTCAGAGGAAGCTACGAGAAAAGATCGCGGAagcagaaggagaagaatgCGTTCAAAAACGAGATCTAGTGAAGCTGAAAAAACACTTGGACAAACAAATCAGTGTACTAAAA TCAGTTGTTCAGCCAGAAGTGATGGTTATTGAATTCGCACCCGATTTCGTTTCGGAGAAGAGCGAGTCTGAGGAATCAGACGATGACGGCTTGCACTCATTTCTTCGCCGACGTATGATGTCACTGCAAGCGGATGTAAAATCGAAGCAATCCAAAACAGAAGCGGTCTCGGAGAGGCAAAGGAAGGATAATAAGGGGTCAAGGCCAAAACCAAAAGTAGATGTTGAGGAAAAGTCATTATCAGGTCAGCTGAAGTCCAGTGGTGATAGCAATGCGCCAGGTGGTGCCACTCATGAAGAATCTGCTCAAGAGTTGTTGAAGGGATTGCAGCAATTTCAGGAAAACTTTCAGGCAAGCTTTCAAAAGCTTCAGTCGGAGTTTCTCAAACTGCAAAGCAAGGCCGCCGTTGCCATAGGCCGAGCTCAATAA
- the LOC136193978 gene encoding ankyrin-3-like, with amino-acid sequence MDVRTTAGRTSTVKRVGQFVREYPDEWKIVVNEEGMNAMAYAIICNSLDVAKYFLLVGWDIESSVYENGVTAFLFAVNRGSVKGVDLFVRKGCNIYAFTDHGNGALALACFRGHLPMVKKVMKLGFNVRGNDYSPLHCAAHRRHVETALYLIENGASVEAKTDFGLTPFLVACSFDRVEIIDLLVSKGCNIHAKEMQGHGALAIASLKGKLRVVEKLIHLGWDPNEADVNGYSSLHWAAKNGRLLVADFLISKGARLEGQVVSGYTPYLVACDGHSVDMIDLLIAKGCNIRSKSKRGNGALAMASCNGNLKIAEKLIQLGLDVNEAHFCGYTSLHWAVAKGHIDLAEFLIEKGANLEAESKKAETPFLVACKSERIDLVELLVSKNCNILAKGEKGDGALAIASYRRNLDLAEKLLQLGLDINEPHSRGFTCLHIAAYKGLRDLADFCIENGAELEAKDENGCTPIWCCFASGNLHMLELLILKGCDINAKNKECLFMRNFYLTYSDFQMGIGALAAASASGKIEMARKLLVMECLVTDTDYFRCTSLHIAAKCNRPLVVNLLLDWDADIEAQDKWGRTPFLHAVCAGQTESAKLLLSKGCSIHALDKEGYGAMALACIENHYDLAESLIVNFPNEDLNDVLHFVSQRDFHRVTDLLISKGVNSEARDKWGCTPLLTAIEFGSDNVIELLLQKGCNVFALTKKGESALDVALMGGRLDLFHRFVKAGIKASQLLQESRQFLSKAAARGSEAAAHFLEEINIIQERDDLLQEIDLLNRKLAEREGSFPSEKEDELAVEESLSAGTEVRAFCYHSEWQ; translated from the exons ATGGACGTCCGGACGACTGCCGGACGTACTTCGACCG TGAAACGCGTTGGCCAATTCGTGAGGGAATATCCAGACGAGTGGAAAATCGTTGTAAACGAG GAGGGCATGAACGCGATGGCGTATGCTATTATCTGCAATTCTTTGGACGTGGCTAAATATTTTCTCCTGGTGGGATGGGACATCGAGAGTTCGGTCTATGAG AATGGAGTAActgcgtttctttttgctgTGAATCGGGGATCTGTAAAAGGCGTCGATTTATTTGTGAGGAAAGGTTGCAACATCTATGCTTTTACCGAC CATGGAAATGGAGCTTTGGCTTTGGCGTGTTTTCGAGGTCATCTTCCAATGGTTAAGAAAGTTATGAAACTGGGGTTCAACGTCCGCGGA AATGACTACAGTCCGTTGCACTGCGCAGCTCATCGTAGACATGTGGAAACTGCCTTGTATCTAATCGAGAATGGGGCCAGTGTTGAAGCTAAAACTGAC ttTGGGCTTACGCCATTTCTGGTGGCTTGTTCATTTGATCGCGTTGAGATTATTGATCTTCTGGTGTCCAAAGGTTGCAATATTCATGCTAAGGAAATG CAAGGGCACGGAGCCCTGGCTATAGCGAGTTTGAAGGGCAAACTGAGAGTCGTTGAGAAGTTGATTCACCTCGGTTGGGATCCTAACGAAGCAGACGTA AATGGCTACTCTTCTTTGCACTGGGCCGCTAAAAATGGACGCCTTTTAGTGGCTGATTTTCTTATCAGTAAAGGAGCTAGGCTCGAAGGTCAAGTTGTT TCCGGATACACGCCTTATCTTGTGGCGTGTGACGGCCACAGTGTGGATATGATCGATCTGCTGATCGCCAAAGGCTGCAATATACGTTCAAAGAGCAAA AGAGGAAACGGAGCCTTGGCAATGGCAAGCTGTAATGGAAATCTTAAGATTGCTGAAAAGTTAATTCAACTGGGGCTGGACGTGAACGAAGCTCATTTT tgCGGCTATACTTCTTTGCACTGGGCAGTTGCCAAAGGGCATATCGACCTAGCAGAGTTTCTTATTGAAAAGGGTGCCAATCTGGAAGCTGAAAGCAAA AAAGCTGAAACGCCCTTTCTTGTTGCTTGTAAATCCGAGCGCATTGATTTGGTCGAGCTTCTGGTGTCGAAAAATTGCAATATTCTTGCCAAGGGCGAG AAAGGAGATGGAGCCTTGGCAATTGCGAGTTATAGAAGGAACCTTGATCTTGCCGAGAAGTTGCTTCAACTGGGATTGGACATCAATGAACCTCATTCT cGTGGTTTTACTTGCTTGCACATAGCAGCCTACAAAGGGCTTCGAGATCTAGCAGATTTTTGTATTGAAAATGGTGCAGAGCTCGAAGCCAAAGACGAG aacGGATGCACTCCGATTTGGTGTTGCTTTGCAAGCGGCAATCTGCATATGCTTGAACTTCTCATACTTAAGGGATGCGACATTAATGCAAAAAATAAGGAATGTCTTTTTATGCGTAATTTTTATCTCACTTACTCTGACTTTCAGATGGGTATTGGGGCATTGGCTGCAGCAAGCGCTAGTGGGAAGATAGAAATGGCAAGAAAACTCCTCGTAATGGAGTGCTTGGTGACTGACACAGACTAT TTTCGTTGTACTTCACTTCACATAGCAGCTAAGTGTAATAGACCGCTTGTTGTCAATCTCCTTCTTGATTGGGACGCCGACATCGAAGCTCAAGACAAA TGGGGGCGAACGCCGTTTCTTCATGCCGTTTGTGCTGGACAGACTGAGTCTGCCAAGCTTCTTCTGAGCAAGGGCTGCAGTATTCACGCTCTTGATAAG GAAGGCTATGGGGCAATGGCGTTAGCCTGCATTGAAAACCATTACGATTTGGCAGAATCACTAATAGTGAATTTTCCTAACGAG GATTTGAACGACGTTCTTCATTTTGTTTCTCAGCGTGATTTTCATAGGGTAACTGACCTGCTGATTTCAAAAGGTGTCAATAGCGAAGCACGAGATAAG TGGGGCTGCACTCCTCTTCTCACGGCTATTGAATTTGGCTCTGATAACGTCATTGAGCTGCTGCTACAAAAAGGTTGCAATGTTTTTGCATTgacgaagaaaggcgaatCTGCTTTGGATGTGGCACTTATGGGAGGACGCCTAGATCTTTTTCATCGCTTCGTCAAAGCGGGAATCAAGGCCTCGCAACTATTGCAG GAAAGTCGGCAATTTCTGTCTAAAGCGGCAGCTAGAGGAAGTGAAGCAGCTGCTCATTTTCTTGAAgag ATAAACATTATACAG GAAAGAGACGATCTGCTGCAGGAAATCGATTTGCTTAATCGCAAGCTGGCAGAGCGAGAGGgttcttttccttctgaGAAAGAAGATGAGTTAGCAGTGGAAGAGAGTCTCAGTGCCGGTACCGAAGTGAGAGCTTTTTGTTATCATAGCGAGTGGCAGTAA